Proteins co-encoded in one Acidobacteriota bacterium genomic window:
- the ctaD gene encoding cytochrome c oxidase subunit I, with the protein MRPPAERSRPAKPNYLHDGYSVKSWLLTLDHKRIGILYLVAITLMFFLGGFFAFLMRVELMTPAGDLVTSDTYNRMFTLHGIIMIFFFLIPSIPAVMGNFVLPLQLGAKDLAFPRLNLLSWYLYMIGAIGTIAIILLGGVDTGWTFYTPFSTAYSNSHVFLMTMGAFIVGFSSILTGLNFIVTIHKMRAPGLTWFRLPLFVWAIYGTSLIQVLATPVLAITLLLIGLERVLGVGIFDPALGGDPVLFQHLFWFYSHPAVYIMILPGMGVISEVIATFSRKRVFGYKFIAFSSLGIAFLGFLVWGHHMFVAGISMYSAMIFSFLSMFVAVPSAIKVFNWTATLYKGSVSLDTPMLYALGFIGLFTIGGLTGLFLAAMGMDLHFHDTYFVVAHFHYIMVGGAVMAYFAAIHYWWPKISGRMFPEWWGRVSAVIVFVGFNLTFFPQFLLGYLGMPRRYHAYVPEFQLLNILSSAGATILAIGYLLPLAYLMWSLKYGKIAGPNPWGATGLEWKIASPPISHNFEETPVVTSPAYTFTEADFPDHVQEAKVV; encoded by the coding sequence ATGAGACCACCAGCCGAGAGGTCGAGACCGGCGAAGCCGAACTACCTTCACGACGGCTATTCCGTGAAGTCCTGGCTTCTGACGCTCGACCACAAGCGGATCGGGATTCTCTACCTCGTCGCGATCACGCTGATGTTCTTCCTCGGAGGGTTCTTCGCCTTCCTGATGAGAGTTGAACTGATGACGCCGGCAGGCGACCTGGTGACGTCCGACACCTACAACAGGATGTTCACGCTGCACGGGATCATCATGATCTTCTTCTTCCTGATCCCGTCGATACCGGCCGTGATGGGCAACTTCGTTCTTCCGTTGCAGCTCGGAGCGAAGGACCTGGCGTTTCCCAGGCTGAACCTCCTCAGCTGGTACCTCTACATGATCGGCGCGATCGGAACGATCGCGATCATTCTGCTGGGCGGCGTCGATACGGGCTGGACGTTCTATACGCCTTTCAGCACGGCGTATTCGAACAGCCACGTCTTCCTGATGACGATGGGCGCGTTCATCGTCGGATTCTCGTCGATCCTGACCGGGCTCAACTTCATCGTGACCATCCACAAGATGCGCGCTCCGGGACTGACCTGGTTCCGGCTCCCGCTGTTCGTCTGGGCAATTTACGGAACGAGCCTGATTCAGGTGCTGGCGACGCCGGTGCTTGCGATCACGCTGCTCCTGATCGGTCTCGAGCGCGTCCTCGGGGTCGGGATCTTCGATCCGGCACTCGGGGGCGATCCGGTCCTGTTCCAGCATCTCTTCTGGTTTTATTCACACCCGGCCGTCTACATCATGATCCTGCCGGGGATGGGCGTCATCAGCGAGGTGATCGCGACGTTCTCCAGAAAGCGCGTGTTCGGCTACAAATTCATCGCGTTCTCGAGCCTCGGAATCGCGTTCCTCGGCTTTCTCGTGTGGGGACATCACATGTTTGTGGCCGGGATCAGCATGTACTCGGCGATGATCTTCTCTTTTCTGAGTATGTTCGTCGCGGTTCCCTCGGCGATCAAGGTGTTCAACTGGACCGCGACGCTCTACAAGGGGTCGGTTTCTCTCGACACACCGATGTTGTATGCGCTCGGTTTCATCGGTCTCTTCACGATCGGCGGGCTCACGGGACTGTTTCTCGCCGCAATGGGTATGGATCTCCATTTCCACGATACGTACTTCGTCGTGGCGCACTTCCACTACATCATGGTCGGCGGTGCGGTCATGGCCTACTTCGCCGCGATTCATTACTGGTGGCCGAAAATTTCGGGCCGGATGTTTCCGGAATGGTGGGGGCGCGTTTCGGCCGTCATCGTGTTCGTCGGATTCAATCTGACCTTCTTCCCGCAGTTTCTGCTCGGCTACCTCGGGATGCCGCGGCGTTACCACGCCTATGTTCCGGAGTTCCAGCTGCTGAACATCCTGTCGAGCGCGGGCGCAACCATTCTGGCGATCGGGTATCTCCTGCCGCTGGCGTATCTGATGTGGTCGCTGAAATACGGGAAGATCGCGGGGCCGAATCCGTGGGGAGCGACGGGCCTCGAATGGAAGATCGCATCGCCCCCGATTTCGCACAACTTCGAAGAAACGCCGGTGGTGACGAGTCCGGCGTACACGTTCACCGAGGCAGATTTCCCCGATCATGTTCAGGAGGCGAAAGTTGTCTGA
- a CDS encoding cytochrome c oxidase subunit 3 family protein: protein MFRRRKLSDTTTAEAQEHRFLQHHFEDLFQQHESSTLGMWFFMAQEILFFGGLLAAYVVYRLNYYDAFIAASQHQDLVLGTTNTAVLILSSLTMALAVRSAQLARRKAIIGFLILTMLLGGVFVGIKAVEYYDHWEHHLVPGPAFEFHDPLPSDVLPQTVEMFYVLYFGLTGLHALHMVIGMGLVAWIAWRAHRNHFTPDYFGPVEVVGLYWHFVDIVWIFLFPLLYLIGRHPQ, encoded by the coding sequence ATGTTCAGGAGGCGAAAGTTGTCTGATACGACGACAGCCGAGGCGCAGGAGCACCGCTTTCTCCAGCACCACTTCGAGGACCTGTTCCAGCAGCACGAGTCCTCCACGCTCGGGATGTGGTTCTTCATGGCGCAGGAGATTCTCTTCTTCGGAGGTCTGTTGGCCGCGTACGTCGTCTACCGGCTGAACTACTACGACGCCTTCATCGCAGCGAGCCAGCATCAGGATCTCGTTCTGGGCACCACGAATACTGCCGTGCTGATCCTCAGCAGTCTGACGATGGCTCTGGCGGTCCGCTCTGCCCAGCTTGCCAGGCGGAAGGCGATCATCGGCTTCCTGATCCTCACGATGCTTCTGGGAGGCGTGTTCGTCGGGATCAAAGCGGTCGAGTACTACGACCACTGGGAGCATCATCTGGTTCCCGGCCCTGCGTTCGAGTTTCACGATCCTCTTCCTTCCGATGTCCTGCCGCAGACCGTGGAGATGTTCTATGTTCTCTACTTCGGGCTGACGGGACTGCACGCTCTGCACATGGTCATCGGCATGGGGCTGGTCGCCTGGATCGCCTGGAGGGCGCACCGGAATCACTTCACCCCGGATTACTTCGGACCCGTCGAGGTCGTCGGGCTCTACTGGCACTTCGTCGACATCGTCTGGATCTTTCTCTTCCCTCTCCTCTACCTCATCGGAAGGCACCCGCAATGA
- a CDS encoding cytochrome C oxidase subunit IV family protein — protein sequence MDEKTQEEHHADAMHHITPVPTYVGIFALLMVLTAVTVAVAFVDLGMLSTPIAILIAVGKATAVVLIFMHVKYSPRIIGMIVIGSVVFLVVLFLITLSDYLTRDWPLT from the coding sequence ATGGATGAGAAAACACAAGAAGAGCATCACGCCGACGCGATGCACCACATCACCCCGGTGCCGACCTACGTCGGGATCTTCGCGCTTCTCATGGTACTGACTGCCGTCACGGTTGCCGTCGCTTTCGTCGACCTCGGCATGCTGAGCACCCCCATCGCGATTCTGATCGCCGTCGGCAAGGCGACCGCCGTCGTCCTGATCTTCATGCATGTGAAATACAGCCCTCGCATCATCGGGATGATCGTCATAGGCTCGGTCGTCTTCCTCGTGGTCCTTTTTCTGATCACCCTCTCGGACTACCTGACCCGGGACTGGCCGCTCACCTGA
- a CDS encoding type II toxin-antitoxin system VapB family antitoxin, protein MALSIKDRETDRLVRELAAKTGETLTEAITTSIRERLERLETRRNGGLAEALLEIGRRCARLPVLDDRSPEEILGYDEKGLPG, encoded by the coding sequence ATGGCGCTCAGCATCAAGGACCGAGAGACCGACCGTCTCGTCAGAGAGCTCGCGGCGAAAACCGGAGAAACGCTGACTGAAGCAATCACGACTTCGATCCGCGAGCGCCTGGAGCGTCTGGAAACTCGCAGGAACGGCGGTCTGGCGGAGGCGCTGCTCGAAATCGGCCGGCGGTGCGCCCGGCTTCCCGTCCTGGACGACCGCTCGCCCGAGGAGATCCTGGGCTACGACGAAAAGGGCCTTCCCGGCTGA
- a CDS encoding type II toxin-antitoxin system VapC family toxin, with product MVLDTSAILAILLAEPEAAAIAAAIEAAESRVMSAANLVESSIVIETRFGDAGQRELDYLVYRAAIEIVPVDREQADIARAAWRRFGKGRHQAGLNFGDCFSYALSRIRSEPLCFRGDDFSRTDVESAL from the coding sequence ATGGTGCTGGATACGTCGGCAATCCTCGCGATTCTCCTGGCGGAACCCGAGGCGGCGGCAATCGCAGCCGCGATCGAGGCCGCGGAATCGAGGGTGATGTCGGCCGCCAATCTGGTCGAGAGCTCGATCGTCATCGAAACCCGGTTCGGCGATGCCGGACAGCGCGAGCTCGACTACCTGGTTTATCGAGCGGCAATCGAGATCGTTCCCGTTGACAGGGAGCAGGCCGACATCGCGCGAGCTGCGTGGCGACGCTTCGGAAAAGGCCGGCATCAGGCCGGCCTGAATTTCGGCGACTGCTTTTCCTATGCTCTCAGCCGGATTCGGAGCGAGCCGCTCTGTTTCAGGGGCGACGACTTCTCGCGCACCGATGTCGAGTCCGCCCTCTAA
- a CDS encoding protein-L-isoaspartate(D-aspartate) O-methyltransferase, which produces MRNRLTIRWSAVALAMFVVAWPADAQRSTYEEARARLVRQIETDVRMTSRHIGKRELDAGVMKAIAEVERHHFVPPRLRKDAYDNRPLPIGHGQTISQPYIVALMTDLLDVEKDDVVLEVGTGSGYQAAVLAELVDHVHTVEIIEPLAKQAKDRLKRLGFDNVSVSHADGYHGLPDEAPFDAIIVTAAAGRIPPPLIRQLAPGGRMVIPVGPAFSIQQLMLIEKDAEGAITTRQILPVRFVPLTGEH; this is translated from the coding sequence ATGAGAAATCGATTGACGATCCGGTGGTCCGCAGTCGCACTCGCGATGTTCGTCGTCGCCTGGCCGGCAGATGCGCAACGCTCGACGTATGAAGAGGCGCGAGCCAGGCTCGTCCGTCAGATCGAGACTGACGTTCGGATGACGAGCCGGCACATCGGAAAACGAGAGCTGGATGCCGGAGTCATGAAGGCGATCGCGGAGGTCGAGCGACATCATTTCGTTCCACCGCGGCTTCGGAAGGATGCGTACGATAATCGTCCGCTGCCGATCGGCCACGGCCAGACGATCTCCCAGCCTTACATCGTTGCGCTGATGACGGATCTTCTGGATGTCGAGAAGGATGACGTCGTGCTCGAGGTCGGCACCGGCTCCGGATACCAGGCGGCGGTTCTCGCCGAGCTGGTCGATCACGTTCACACTGTCGAGATCATCGAGCCACTCGCAAAACAGGCTAAAGATCGCCTGAAGCGGCTCGGTTTCGACAACGTGTCGGTCAGCCACGCCGACGGTTATCATGGGCTTCCCGACGAGGCGCCATTCGATGCGATCATCGTGACCGCGGCGGCGGGAAGGATTCCACCGCCGCTGATCCGCCAGCTCGCTCCGGGGGGGCGGATGGTCATCCCCGTGGGACCGGCCTTTTCGATTCAGCAGCTCATGCTCATCGAGAAGGATGCGGAGGGCGCCATCACGACGCGTCAGATTCTTCCGGTCCGCTTCGTCCCGCTCACGGGCGAGCATTGA